The sequence below is a genomic window from Streptomyces sp. NBC_00582.
AGACGAAGGTCGTAGAGGGACGAACGTAAGCCTCCGGGAGGGGCTTGCCAAGACCATTGTCGTCAACCCGCGGGGTCGATCGTGTTTCACACTCACGTGGGTGAGCCGGGGTGCGGACGGCGTAGCCGGACCGCCCCGTCCGCACCCGCTGCGGACCCGGTCAGACGGTGAGGCCGGCGACCCTCAGGGCGTGGACCAGGTCCCAGCGGCGTTGTTCCGAGACACCTCGGGCCGCCTCCAGGAGCAGGGGGACGAGGGTCTGGGGGGCGGGGGCGGCGCTGCGGGCCGCCTCCTCCGGGCTGCGGACGCGGACGTAGGCGTCGAGGAGGGCGCGGGCCTCGCGGCGGCGGCCGCCGGAGTGCAGCGCGAGGACGGACCGTCCGATCTCCTCGGCCGGCCGGGCCACGCCCTGCCGCAGGATCTGCTCGCCGTCGACCGTGCGCCCCACGGCGGCCAGGGCGTCGGCCGCCTCCACCAGGCGGTCGGCGGGCAGGGAGGCGGCCTCCCACAGCAGGGTGGTCCAGTCGGCGCTCAGCCCGGCGCGCTGGAGCTCCGCGGCGAGCAGCGGGATCCGGGCGGCCGGCCAGTACGCGAGCTCGACGAGCAGCGCGTGCGCCTCGCCGCTGCGCCCTTCCGCCCGGAGCCCCACCAGCCGCTCCACCGCCCGCACGGTCTCCCGCCGCGCCTCGGCGTCCAGGGGCTCCCGCTGCGGCTCCTCCCGCCGCTCCGCCCGCGCGGCCGCCCCGGCGAACCGTGCGCCCCGGAGCGTGCGCCGGCCGGCGGGAGCGGGCTCGGGGGGCTCGGTCCCGACGGTCGGCGGTACGACGACGGCGTCCTCCTCCTGAACCACCCCGGCGAACCGCGCCCCACCCCGCCGCCGCTTGCGCTGCTTGGAGGGCGCGGGGAGGGGCTCGGCTTCCTCGCGGGGGGTGGGGGTGGGGGTCGGGGTGGCGATGGAAGCGGGGCCTTGAACGGCGACGGGTTCGGGGTCCGGGGCCGGGGCGGGGACGGAGGCCGGGGCGAAGGGGGCGGCCGAACCGGGAGCCGGAGCCGGGTCGAAGAAGGAGCCAGGGCCGGAGGCCGGGGCGGAAGCGGCGGCCGAACCGGGAGCCGGGTCGAAGACGGAGCCGGAGCCGGAGGCCGGAACGAAAGCGGCGGCCGAACCCGGAGCCGGAGCCGGGTCGAAAACGGAGCCGGAGGCCGGGGCGCGGGGGGCGGCCGAACCGGGAGCCGGGTCGAAGACGGAGCCAGGGCCGGAGGCCGGGGTGAAAGCGGCGGCCGAACCGGGAGCCCGGTCGAAGAAGGAGCCGGAGGCCGGGGCGCGGTCGTGCGGGGCGACCGGGGCCGGGGCGGAGGGGTGCACGGGCTGGGGCGAGGGATCCGGGTGAAGGGACCCGGCCGGGTGAGACGCCGCGGCCGGGTGAGGGGACCCGGCCGCACGGGGGGACCCGGCCGCATGCGGGGACGTCTCGGGATGGGAGGACGGCGCCGGATGGGAGGACGCCGCCGGGTGAGCAGTCGAGTCGGCCGCGCCTCGGCCGCCCGCCGAGGGCTCCGCGTCGTAGGCGAGATCTGTGGGACCGCCCGCCGCTCCGGCCATGTGCCCGGAACCACGGGTGGGCACCCGCCCTGCGGGGCCGTGTGTCGGGTGGGGACCCGACCGTTGCCCCTCCCCTTGCCTGCGGTCCAACTCGGCCATGCGGTAGCGGAGTTCGGCGCAGCGGGCCACGGCGCGTTCGTGGTCGTCGTGGGCCCAGGCGAGGTCGAGGCGGATGGCCTCGGCGTCCTCCTGGGTGGCCGCGGCACCGAGCAGGCGCCCCAGTTCGGCCTGGCGTTCGACGGCGTAGCGCTGCTCGCGGAGCATCACGTCGAGCCGGTCGCCGAGGGCGTCACGACCGCCGGGACGGGCGTCGTACGCGGCGAGCGCCGCGGCGTGCAGGGACCGTGCGAGGTCGGCGTCCCGGGCGGCGGCCGGTGTGCCGTGCTCTGCGGCGAAATCCTGCAACAGCGCTTCCACGACGTCCCAGGGCGGCACCTCGACCCCGTCGAGGCAGGCCTGCATACCGTCGGGATCGCGCTGCCAGAACACCGCGCACCAGCCGGCGCCCTGATCGAGGCGCGCCAGCAGTCCGTTCAGGTAGTTCGCGAACTCCCGCACCCGGCCCGGGAGTTGATCCACACCCATCGCACAGCTCCCGCCCGACCGGAACACTCCGGTCCGTAGAAAACACCAGCCGTGTTACAGCCGGGCTACGACGAGTTTTCAAAGCGGACGCGGAAGCCGCCCTGCGCGGACCTTGGCCGGAAAGAGCCCCCGCCCCGGCCGAGTTCACGCCGGCTCACACACCGACCGGCGCACACCTCCCGGCCAACTCGTCCATCGACAGCCCCAGCGCACCGGCCAGCGCCGCGACGGTGAAGAACGCCGGCGTCGGCGCCCGTCCGGTCTCGATCTTACGGAGGGTCTCGGCGGAGATGCCCGCACTGGCCGCGATCTCGGCCATGCTCCGCCCACCGCGCGCCTCGCGCAGCAACCGCCCGAGTCGCTCGCCGCGCTCGCGCTCTTCCGGGGTCAACGGGTTACGCACCATGCCGTCATTCTAATACCGGTATAGTAATTGGCATGGTGGAACTCAAAACGCGGGCGTCGATCGATGCCATGTACGAAGCGGGCCAGGTCGTGGCGCGGATCCTGACGACCGTGCGCAAGGCCGCCGACGTGGGCGTCACGCTGCTGGAGCTGGACGAGGTGGCACGGGACGTCCTTCGGGAGGCGGGCGCGGACTCGCCCTTCCTCGGCTACCGGCCGTCCTTCGCGCCCACCCCGTTCCCGGCGGTGATCTGCGCCTCGGTGAACGACGCGATCGTGCACGGCGTCCCCACCGGTCAGCGGCTGTGCGACGGCGACCTGGTCTCCATCGACTCCGGCGCGAAACTGGGGGGCTGGGTCGGCGACTCGGCGATCAGCTTCACCGTGGGCCGGGCGCGCCCGGCGGACGTCCGGATGATCGGGACGGCGGAACGCGCCCTCGCGGCCGCCATCGAGGCGGCGGTCCCCGGCAACCGCATCGGCGACATCGCCCACGCGATCGGCACGGTCTGCCGCGCCGACGGCTACGGCATCCCCGACGGCTTCGGCGGCCACGGCATCGGCCGCCACATGCACGAGGACCCCGGGGTCCCCAACGAGGGCCGCCCCGGCCGCGGCCTGCGTCTGCGCCCCGGCATGGTGATCGCCATCGAGCCCATGCTGATCGCGGGCGGCCGCGACGACTACCACGCGGCCCCCGACGGCTGGACCCTCAAAACGAACGACGGTTCCAGAGCCGCCCACGTGGAACACACGGTGGCCATCACGGAGGACGGACCCCGGGTCCTGACAGAGAGGCGGTAGAGCAACCGGGCCGAAAGGTGCGCGGGGAACCGCGCGAGAACCCCCACGGCCCGCACCCGCCGAACGACACCCGCTCCCCAGGACATGCCGCCCCCCTCCGATCGTGCAATCGTGGTGTAGCCCGGCACGGCCAGGGCACCCGTCCGCCCGGCCACGCACGTCGATCGAACGGAACGCCATGACCAGCGGCTACATCGGCCCGGAGGGCGACCCCTTCGGTGAATTCCTGGCCCGCTTCTTCGGCGGCCCCCGCCCCGGCCCCCGCCAGATCAACATCGGCCAGCTCCTCAGCCAGCCCGCGAGGGAGCTGGTCCGCGGCGCCGCTCAGTACGCCGCCGAGCACGGCAGCCGGGACCTGGACACCGAGCACCTGCTGCGCGCGGCCCTCGCGGCGGAGCCGACCCGGAGTCTGCTCAGCCGGGCCGGCGCGGACCCCGACTCGCTGGCGACGGAGATCGACAAGCGGTCGGGGCCGGTGCAGCACCCGCCGGGCGAGACGCCCCCGCCGACCTCGCTGTCCCTGACCCCGGCCGCCAAGCGGGCCCTGCTGGACGCGCACGACCTGGCCCGTTCGCGGGGGGCCGGGTACATCGGCCCGGAGCATGTGCTCAGCGCCCTCGCCGCGAACCCGGACTCCGCGGCCGGGCACATCCTCAACGCGGCCCGCTTCGCACCCGCCGGCCTTCCGCCGGAGACCGCCGAGGCCGCGCAGGCGCACCCGGAGCGACAGCGGCCGACCGGCACACCCACCCTGGACAAGTACGGCCGTGATCTCACGGAGCTCGCGCGCCAGGGCCGTATCGACCCGGTGATCGGGCGGGACGACGAGATCGAGCAGACGATCGAGGTGCTGTCCCGGCGCGGCAAGAACAACCCGGTGCTGATCGGTGACGCCGGCGTCGGCAAGACGGCCGTCGTGGAGGGGCTGGCGCAGCGCATCGCGGACGGGGACGTGCCGGACGTGCTGGACGGCCGCCGGGTGGTCGCCCTGGACCTGACCGGGGTGGTCGCGGGCACCCGCTACCGGGGCGACTTCGAGGAACGCCTCAACACCATCGTCGGCGAGATCCGCGCCCACTCCGACCAGCTGATCGTGTTCATCGACGAACTGCACACGGTGGTCGGCGCGGGCGGGGGCGGCGAGGGCGGCTCGCTGGACGCGGGGAACATCCTCAAGCCGGCGCTGGCGCGCGGCGAACTGCACATCGTGGGCGCGACGACGCTGGAGGAGTACCGGCGCATCGAGAAGGACGCGGCGCTCGCCCGCCGCTTCCAGCCGATCCTGGTGCCCGAGCCGACCGTCCCGGACACCATCGAGATTTTGCGCGGGCTGCGCGACCGCTACGAGGCGCACCACCAGGTCCGTTACACCGACGAGGCGCTGGTGGCGGCCGTACGGCTGTCGGACCGCTATCTCACCGACCGTCGGCTGCCCGACAAGGCGATCGACCTGATCGACCAGGCGGGGGCGCGGGTGCGCCTCGGTGCCCGGACGAAGGGCACGGACGTCCGGGCCATGGAGCGCGAGGCCGAGCAGCTCGCCCGCGACAAGGACCAGGCGGTCGCCGACGAGCAGTACGAGCTGGCCACCCAACTGCGCGACCGGATCACCGAGTTGAAGCAGCGCATCGCGGACACCTCCGGTGAGGAGGAGGTCGACGAGG
It includes:
- a CDS encoding ATP-dependent Clp protease ATP-binding subunit, which encodes MTSGYIGPEGDPFGEFLARFFGGPRPGPRQINIGQLLSQPARELVRGAAQYAAEHGSRDLDTEHLLRAALAAEPTRSLLSRAGADPDSLATEIDKRSGPVQHPPGETPPPTSLSLTPAAKRALLDAHDLARSRGAGYIGPEHVLSALAANPDSAAGHILNAARFAPAGLPPETAEAAQAHPERQRPTGTPTLDKYGRDLTELARQGRIDPVIGRDDEIEQTIEVLSRRGKNNPVLIGDAGVGKTAVVEGLAQRIADGDVPDVLDGRRVVALDLTGVVAGTRYRGDFEERLNTIVGEIRAHSDQLIVFIDELHTVVGAGGGGEGGSLDAGNILKPALARGELHIVGATTLEEYRRIEKDAALARRFQPILVPEPTVPDTIEILRGLRDRYEAHHQVRYTDEALVAAVRLSDRYLTDRRLPDKAIDLIDQAGARVRLGARTKGTDVRAMEREAEQLARDKDQAVADEQYELATQLRDRITELKQRIADTSGEEEVDEGQHLEVTAEAVAEVVSRQTGIPVASLTQEEKDRLLGLEEHLHERVVGQEEAVRVVSDAVLRSRAGLSSPDRPIGSFLFLGPTGVGKTELARALAEALFGSEERMVRLDMSEYQERHTVSRLVGAPPGYVGHEEAGQLTEVVRRHPYSLLLLDEVEKAHPDVFNILLQVLDDGRLTDSQGRTVDFTNTVIVMTSNLGSEAIGRRGAGIGFGSGGAQADEEARREQILRPLREHFRPEFLNRIDEIVVFHQLTDDQLRRITDLLLEKTRELLQAQGIGVEFSAGAVDWLAERGYQPEYGARPLRRTIQREVDNQLSRLLLDGRVKDGDRVRVEVEDGRLAFRTEPPVPTPEL
- a CDS encoding helix-turn-helix domain-containing protein, which gives rise to MVRNPLTPEERERGERLGRLLREARGGRSMAEIAASAGISAETLRKIETGRAPTPAFFTVAALAGALGLSMDELAGRCAPVGV
- the map gene encoding type I methionyl aminopeptidase encodes the protein MVELKTRASIDAMYEAGQVVARILTTVRKAADVGVTLLELDEVARDVLREAGADSPFLGYRPSFAPTPFPAVICASVNDAIVHGVPTGQRLCDGDLVSIDSGAKLGGWVGDSAISFTVGRARPADVRMIGTAERALAAAIEAAVPGNRIGDIAHAIGTVCRADGYGIPDGFGGHGIGRHMHEDPGVPNEGRPGRGLRLRPGMVIAIEPMLIAGGRDDYHAAPDGWTLKTNDGSRAAHVEHTVAITEDGPRVLTERR